Proteins found in one Triticum urartu cultivar G1812 chromosome 4, Tu2.1, whole genome shotgun sequence genomic segment:
- the LOC125554823 gene encoding uncharacterized protein LOC125554823 produces the protein MGKQNKILTMVIDKFMGKQEKMIELLLGIPIRYSCLLPPAPPIQADVGAACTAGVEGRHNHRSSAPHHARGKNHPKKRKGAPHHTSKRAVALLRQGHSNRARGKTAPRPSLLPPSSAATPSHLLLLLRSRSPAADCYSSTASPLPPPCLPIARLQAAAVIPDLSRLFFSRPTRLPLLVTLLSLSPPRLGFGLGFGRLPFSPPLPNAASPPFSPSPLTRPGQEQRGRGGGAEETVGSPPQISTGTTVAGGGSPVNGAPGAHCQEAAGGGTRPGRPPLDEEPRKKSPNHPCATASSPSTTGCNGQRTKLEHTRQMGLAVSRGATVTSMGRAMVRYESAPKVVRGQLMNILVTLILSNADKHGL, from the exons ATGGGGAAACAGAACAAAATACTGACCATGGTGATCGACAAGTTCATGGGTAAGCAAGAGAAGATGATAGAGTTGCTG CTTGGAATCCCCATCCGCTACAGCTGCCTGCTGCCCCCGGCGCCGCCGATACAGGCTGATGTCGGTGCAGCCTGCACGGCCGGCGTTGAGGGGAG GCACAACCATCGCTCGAGCGCACCGCACCACGCGAGGGGTAAAAACCACCCAAAAAAACGCAAGGGCGCACCGCACCACACGAGCAAGCGAGCGGTCGCGCTACTGCGCCAGGGCCACAGCAATCGAGCAAGAGGAAAAACAGCCCCGCGCCCCTCACTCCTCCCTCCCTCGTCCGCCGCCACTCCctcccacctcctcctcctcctacgCTCTAGGAGCCCCGCCGCCGACTGCTACTCCTCCACCGCCTCGCCTCTTCCCCCTCCTTGCCTTCCCATCGCTCGTCTTCAGGCTGCAGCGGTGATTCCCGATCTGAGCCGTCTTTTCTTTTCCCGTCCCACTCGCCTCCCCCTCCTCGtcaccctcctctctctctctcccccgcGGCTAGGATTCGGGCTAGGGTTCGGGCgccttcccttctctcctcctcTACCCAACGCCGCCTCCCCTCCTTTCTCTCCTTCTCCACTAACGAGGCCGGGCCAGGAGCAGcgaggccggggcggcggcgcggaagAAACTGTGGGCTCTCCTCCGCAAATCTCTACCGGGACGACGGTAGCCGGAGGAGGATCCCCGGTCAACGGCGCCCCGGGCGCTCACTGCCAAGAAGCCGCCGGAGGAGGAACTCGACCTGGACGACCGCCGCTGGACGAAGAGCCCCGAAAAAAATCCCCCAACCACCCCTGCGCCACCGCCTCTTCACCTTCGACCACGGGTTGCAACGGTCAGAGGACCAAG TTGGAGCATACTAGGCAAATGGGCCTTGCCGTGAGTCGTGGTGCAACAGTGACCTCGATGGGCAGGGCAATGGTCAGATACGAGTCAGCACCAAAG GTTGTACGGGGGCAGTTAATGAATATACTTGTGACACTTATACTCAG CAATGCCGACAAACATGGTTTATGA